The stretch of DNA AAAAGTCTACGGGCATATTCGTAAAGGAACTTGCCTCCTTCGGTAAGGAGGATCTTATGTGATTTTCCTTCGAAGAGCTTCAGTCCCAACTGCTCTTCAAAGGCTTTAATTTGATTGGTAACCGCGGGTTGGCTTATGAAAAGGTCTCCGGCTGCTTTGGTGTAGCTCATACGCTTTGCCACTCTGTAGAAGATCCTGAAGTGATGAAGGTTTATCATCTTAACAATGTCCCCCTAAATACCGCACGCCAATCAGGGTTAAGCAGCATAGCGCGTAAGTCCGGCTTTTACAGTCATTCTATCCCATTTATTTATCAGGATGCAACCATATCTTCAAATCTTCTCATGCTGGCCCCAAACGTGAACGTTCCAAAGCAGACCCCAAAATTGAATCCAGATCTGTAAGCTTCAATCCGGTGAATTCCGGGTGTCGGCAGAATTAGCAAAGGAGCAAATAGTCGGGGTTTCAAAACAGACTCATTAGATAATCAATAACATTTTTGAATGGATAGTTTCAGATAAATGAATTTGACTCCCAGCGTCTTGTGGTGTAAAAGGTTCTTAGTGGAATAATTGGTTCTGTGACGAGAAAAGACATAAGGCATAAAGGAGTGGATCGTTATGAATAATCAAATTATACGTACAACTTGCTCCATCTGCTTGCAGGATTGCGGCATGCTGGTACATTTACAGGATGGGGAGATCGTAAAAATTGAGGGAGACCCTCGTGCGCCCCTCAACATGGGAGCTCTCTGTGTAAAGGCAACGGCTTCACTTGAGATTCGGAACCATCCTGGCCGCGTAAGACATCCTCTTATACGAAAGGGCGAACGGGGAGAAGGGAAGTGGCAGGAGGTCTCCTGGGATGACGCCCTCGGCAGGATAGCTGATGAAATGAACAGGGCCAAAGAGAAGTACGGCCCCGAGTCCGTGTGCTGGCTTAGGGGTGCTGCTAAGGGCATTCAGGACAATGTATTTACCCGCCTTGCCAATGTATTCGGCTCTCCGAACATCACCTCCATGGCATCGGTCTGTTATTTCCCCCACGTGAACGCCATGCGCTTCACCTTTGGCTCCTTTCTCATGGAAGATCACACAAATGCTTCGGCGCTGGTCGTGGTTTGGGGTATGGACCCCGCGTCAACATCTATACCGAACTACGAACCTCTCAAGAGAGCTGTCGCCCGGGGGGCCAGATTAATGGTGATAGACCCCTTTGAAACCGTTCTGGCAAAAAAGGCAGACCAATGGATAAGGCCGAGACCGGCAACGGACATGGCTCTGGCCCTGGGTATGGCTTACGTCATTATCAATGAAGGCTTGTACGACAAGACATTCGTGGAGAACTGGACAAAGGGGTTTAATGAACTCAAGGCACATGTCCAGGACTATTCACCCGATAAAGTGTCTGAGATTACCTGGGTGCCTGCTGAGACCATTGTGGATGCTGCAAGATTTTATGCTGCCAACAGACCGGCAGCCGTTCTGGTGGGGAATGCAAATGAGAATATCGTGCTTTCCATGCAAACTCAGCGGGCTATTTATATATTGGAAGGCTTGTGCGGCAACGTGGGTGTACCGGGCGGCAAAGTCCAGTGGACTAATCCTCCAATAGTATCCAGGGCTGCCCCGGAATTTACCTTACAGGACCATATCCCCAAAGAGATGCGGCAAAGGAGATTGGGGGCTGAGCATCTGGCTCCTTTTGTACACTACGCTTTACCGCAGAGCGTGATAAAGGCCCTCATTACCGGCAAGCCATACATACCTCATTTGGCTTATATTCAGGGAGGAAATCTGCTTTGCACCTGGGCTAATTCTAAGGAAACTCTGGAAGCGTTCAAGAAACTAGATTTTATAGCAACGGCTGACTTGTTTCTGACACCCACCG from Pseudomonadota bacterium encodes:
- a CDS encoding molybdopterin-dependent oxidoreductase, translated to MNNQIIRTTCSICLQDCGMLVHLQDGEIVKIEGDPRAPLNMGALCVKATASLEIRNHPGRVRHPLIRKGERGEGKWQEVSWDDALGRIADEMNRAKEKYGPESVCWLRGAAKGIQDNVFTRLANVFGSPNITSMASVCYFPHVNAMRFTFGSFLMEDHTNASALVVVWGMDPASTSIPNYEPLKRAVARGARLMVIDPFETVLAKKADQWIRPRPATDMALALGMAYVIINEGLYDKTFVENWTKGFNELKAHVQDYSPDKVSEITWVPAETIVDAARFYAANRPAAVLVGNANENIVLSMQTQRAIYILEGLCGNVGVPGGKVQWTNPPIVSRAAPEFTLQDHIPKEMRQRRLGAEHLAPFVHYALPQSVIKALITGKPYIPHLAYIQGGNLLCTWANSKETLEAFKKLDFIATADLFLTPTVEMCDVVLPVAHFLEHDALRQSGDLPFLAQIQQKVVDPGDCKSDTQIYIELSRKLGLGEYFWNDEYDFMEEMLRPAGITLDEFRKVHVLECVRQYRHYERGGFATPSGKLELYSNALKEAGFDPLPVYREPPETMYSEPGAAGEYPLILTTRKPAVFRHANLRQIKSLRVLRPDPILNINPATARELGINNGDWVYIENKRGRITHKAEYSESLHPRVVVGDHGWWYPEKGVDEDLHGFTESCINAITSNSPPYAHEMGGVTLRGTSCKVYKVGKL